GTGATCACCGCCGTGGGCACGCCCGACACCACCCCTCGCACCGTCGCCGCGGCGATCGACTCGCCGGTCCGCGCCCTCGAGCCGCCTCCTCCGCGAGGCTGATGGTCCACGCGCGCCCATGCGCGCGCCCGCGCGGGACCCTCCCGCGCGCGACCCACACGACCGATCGCCACGTGCGTCCCGCCCCCGCGGATGCGCGCGCTGTCGATCGATGGACCATCCCATGACCACCCGACTCCCGCACGGCCGTCGTGCGCTCGTGCGGCTCGCGATCCCCATCGCGATCCCTCTCGCGCTCGCGATCCCGACCGTCGCCGCCCCCGCCGGGGCGCAGACCGACTTCTACAACACCGACCGCGGCCGGCCGCTGCGCACCGAGGACGCGCTCGTCATCGAGCGGCGCGCGTTCGAGCTGCAGGCGGCGCCGCTCACCTTCACGCGCGTCGCGCGCGGCGTGTCGCAGTGGGGGATCGCGCCGGAGCTCGCGTGGGGCTTCGCGCCGCGCACGCAGCTCGAGGTCGCGCTCCCCATCGCCGTGCAGGACGACGGGACGCGCCCGCGTGCGCTCACCGCGCTCGCCGGCGTCGAAGTGGAACTGCTCCACCAGCTCAACGCCGAGACGACGACGCTGCCCGCCTTCGCGCTCGGCGCGGGGGTGCACCTGCCGGTCGGGCCACTCGCGCCGGCGCGCGAGCTGGTGTCGTTGCGGGCGCTGGCCACGCGCACGCTCGCCTGGGGGCGGGTGCACCTGAACGGCGCGTACACCGTCGGGGACGACCTCGCACCGGGGGATCGCGGTGCGGACGACGCCTCGCGATGGGCGGCCGGAATCGCCGTCGATCACACCTTCCCGCTGCGTTCGCTGCTCGTCGGCGCGGAGGCCCACGCCATCGCGCCGCTCCTCGCCGATGCGGCGACGGAGTGGCGCGTGGGGGCCGGCGTCCGGCAGCAGCTCTCGCCGCGCGTCGCGCTCGACGCGGGGATCGGGCGACGGATCTCGGAGGGCGGGGCCGGGTGGACGCTCACCTTCGGCGCCGCGTATGCGTTCGCGCCACCGGGGATGCCAGGATTCGGCGGGAGGGTCCGCTGATGCCGCGCCTGAATACCCAGAGGCGACTGATCGCGGCGGTCGCGTTCGCCGCGGCGTTCACGGGCGCCGCGCGCGACGCGCGCGCGCAGTGGAGCACCGTCTACGAGCAGTTCTATCTCCCCGCCGACCACAACTTCGCGTTCCGGCGCTACTACCCCGGCGCCGACCGGCTCTTCAACGCCTTCGACTACGGGCACGCGATCCTCTACGAGAAGCTCTGGACGCGTCCCGCCGACGCGGCGCGGATCCTCGAAGGGGAGACGTACACCTTCCTCACCACCGAGCTGCTGAACCGCCCGCCGCGACTCCCGCTGGTGGAGGACGCGATCGAGCCCCGCTATGCGCGACTCGCGCCCGAGGCGAAGGCGATGTTCGAGTGGGCGCATGTGCTGCACCGGCAGGCATACGACATCCTCGCCGACGAGCGGCTCGACGCGGCGGCGAAGGACCGCGCCATGGCGCGCGTGCTCGCGTACTACCGCTCGCGTCCCGACCTCGCGTTCAGCGTCCGGCCGAAGAACATGTCGCTCATGCAGGAGCAGCCCTACTCGCTCGCGTTCCGGCAGGGCTTCCCGAAGTTCAACGGCCTCATCTGGGCGTACCACTGGCTCCAGGTGGGGCTCTACGAGCCGCTGATGGTGGGGCGCACGGTGGAGGAGCGGCAAGCCGGCGTCGCCGCGACGGTCGCCCGCTTCCGGCAGATGCTCCCCGGCGCCCCAGAGGGCTATCCGGTGCTGATGCCGATGACCGGGGCCATCGCGCCCACGTTCGCGGCGCGGTATCCGGAGATCGCCATCATCTTCGACAACCTCCACTCGATGCACGACGTGATCTCGGACATCCTCGCCAACGCGTCGGTGCCGCGCGGGAAGAAGCGCGAGCTCATCCTCGTGGCGGCGCGCGCGTATCGCGACGACACCACCGACGTCATGACGGTGGCGGGGTGGAAGCGGATGACCGAACTCATGGGGGTGGAGAACCAGGGCGGCCCGTCGGTGGGGTTCCTCCCCGCGCTCCCCAAGCCGACCATGCCGCGAGGGGCGGTGATGCGGCACGACAAGGACGGGAACCCGATCGGGGGGCACGACCACCACTGAAGGATGACTCGGGAGGCGGGCGGTCCCCCGGCCGCCCGCCCCCGCGGCGGAGTAGGGGATTCCCCTAGGAAATCTGGGAATGCTCCTTATAGTTGCGCGTTTTCCGCACCCCTAGCCTTCAGCCCATGAGCGACGACCTCATTCGCGTGATTCTCGCCGACGACCATGCCGTCGTCCGCGCCGGGCTGAAGGCCGTGCTCGGCTCGGCGAAGGACATGCTCGTGGTCGGCGAGGCTTCCAACGGCCCCGAGGCGGTGGCCCTGGCAGAACGCCTGACGCCTGATGTGGTGATCATGGACCTCTCGATCGGCGAAGTCGATGGTGGCCAGGCCACCAAGATGCTGATCGAGAAGGGCATCCCCTCCCGCGTGCTCATCCTGACGATGCATCCGGAGGAGGACTACCTCGTCCCGATGCTCGAGGCCGGCGCCTCGGGGTTCCTCCCCAAGACAGCGGCGGACAAGGACCTGATCGACGCGGTGCGCACGGTGGCCCGCGGCGACGTGTTCGTGCGCGCCGAGGCGGCGCGGATCCTCGCGAAGGGCTACCAGCGCAAGGACCCGATGCACGAGGACCGGGCGCGGTACGAGCGCCTGACCGAGCGCGAGCGCGACGTGCTGCGCCTCACCGCGCAGGGCTACTCGGCGCCCGAGATCGGCGAGCGGCTGTTCATCTCGCCCAAGACGGTGGACACGTACAAGCAGCGGATCCAGGACAAACTGGGGTTGTCGCATCGGCATGAGTATGTGCAGTTCGCGCTGCGGCTCGGATTGCTGCACGCGTAGACAGGATGAAGGTGGAAGGATGAAAGTGGAAAGTGCGGCGATGCGGTGGCTCCCCCGGGCCGAGCGTCGCCGCGCTATTTTGCGTCCATGCTGACCACCACCTCGAAACTCCGGCTCACGGTCGGTGCCGGTGTCCTCGCGCTCCTGCTCGTCGGCGTCGTGGCGCTCGAGGCGACGCAGCGGGCGGCGGTGGCGGTCGGTGACACGAGCGAGTTGCGGGTGGTGCAAGGGCTGCTCGCCGTGCTCCTCCTCGTCGGGCTGGTGCTCGCCTGGTTCGCGTACGCGTCGCTGCAGGACGATCTCGTGCAGCGCGCGGAGGCGGAGCAGGCGCTGCGGTCGTCCGAGGCCAAGTTCGCGGGGATCCTCGAGATCGCGGCCGACGCGATCATCTCGATCGACGAACTGCAGCGCATCCTGCACTTCAACCGCGGGGCGGAGCTCGCGTTCGGGTACTCGGCGAACGAGGTGCTCGGGCAGCCGCTCTCCACGCTCATGCCCGACCGGTTCCGGCACGGGCACGACACGCATGTCCGCTCGTTCGGGCAGGCGCAGGAGACGTCGCGGCAGATGGGGGAGCGGCGCGAGATCTACGGGCTGCGGCGCGACGGGACCGAGTTCGCGGCCGAGGCGTCGATCTCGAAGCTGACGCGCGTGGGCGGGAACCGGATCTTCACGGTCCTCCTGCGCGACGTCTCGGAACGGAAGAAGCGGGAGGAGGGGCAGCGGCAACTCGCGACGGCAGTGGCGAAGCTCGGCGAGACGCTCGAGGTGGAGGTCACCGAGCGCTCGATCGCGCAGCTCGCGCTCCCCTGGCTCGGCTGCGGCGCGATCCTCGACGTGCTCACCGGGACGCACCAGCTGCGTCGCGTGGTGCCGGTGACCGGGGACGCCGCGCTCGACGCGGCGCTGGCGGCGGTGGCCGAGCATCCGATCGATTTCGATTCACCGTCCCGGGTGGTGGACGTGCTGCGGCGCGCGCGCACCGACGTCGCCGAGGCGACGGACGAGTGGATCGAGGCGCACAGTGGCGACCTCGCGGAGTTCGACCGGATGCGCGCGCTGGGGATGGGGCCGGTGATCCTGCTTCCCCTGATCGCGCGTGAACACGTGCTCGGCGTGCTCAAGGTGTTCCGGCGTCAGGGGCGGCCGTCGTTCACCGAAGCGGAGGTCCACATCGCCGAGGAGCTGGCGGTGCGGGCGGCGTTCGCGCTCGACAACGCGCGGCTCTACGCGACGGCGCGGCAGGCGACGCACGAGCGCGACCATGCGCTCGGGGTCGTCTCGCACGACCTGCGCAATCCCATCTCGGCGATCGGGATGAGCGCGCGCGCACTGCTCGCGGCGCTCCCGCCGGACGACGCGGCGAAGCGCGAGCTGGTCGGCAACATCATGGCGAGCCAGGACCTCACGCAGCGGATGATCCGCGACCTGCTCGACGTGGCGAGCATCCAGATGGGCCGGCTCTCGGTGGAGCGGCGGACCGAGGCGCCGCTGCCGATCCTGGAGCGTGCGATGGCGCTCTTCCAGCGAGAGGCGGAGGACAAGTCGATCGCGTTCACGCTCGAGGCGGACGCGAGTCTCCCCACGGTGAGCGGCGACCCGGAGCGGCTGCTGCAGGTGCTGGCGAACCTCGTCGCCAATGCGCTGCGGTTCACCGAGCGGGGCGGGCGGATCACGGTGCGCGCGCGTCGCGCCGGCGACGAGGTGGAGATGAGCGTGACCGACACCGGCGCGGGGATCCCGGCGGCGAACATGCCGAGGATCTTCGAGCGCTACTGGACGGTGCGGGGGAACGCGCCGAAGGGCGGGACGGGACTCGGGCTCGCGATCGCGCGGAGCATCGTCGAGGCGCACGGCGGGCGCATCTGGGCCGAGTCGGTGCTCGGCGAGGGGAGCACGTTCCGGTTCACCGTGAAGGTCGCGAACTGAGCACTTCGCGATAGGCGGCGTCGAGCCGGTCGAGCTCGACCTCCCAGGAACGCGCCTCGGCGTGCGCGCGCGCGGGGAACGCGAGACCGTTCACCTCATCGCGGAGATTGTCGGCGACGCCGCCGGCCGGCGTGGCGATCACCGGCGTTCCAGAGGCCATCGCCTCGAGGATCACGAGCCCCAACGTCTCGGTGGTGGAGGAGAAGAGGAAGGCGTCGGCGCTGGCGTTGGCGCCGGCAGCGTCGCCGCCGACCGACGGGTTCTTCACCGGTGCCGCGTTCGTCGGGGCCGTGCCCGAGGCCGATGTGCCGGCCCGCATCCCCTGGTTCTCCGGGTGGACGGATCCCGCCCCGACTCCGGCGCCGATCCCGCGCGGGATCATCGCGGGCGCCGTGCGCTCGCCGTTCCGCGGGCTCCTGCCGAACGTCGTGGTGCGCGAGGTGGAGTCCGCCGCGAGCACGACGACGGCGGCGAACGCGACGTTCTCCTTGAGCGCCGACGTCGGGACCGCGCTCGTCGAGCTCGACGGCCTCCCCGCCGAGTGCACCGCGCCGGCCGCACGCGCGGTCACGGTGCCGGCGAACGCGACGGTGACGGTGGAGCTGCTCGTCGACTGCTGGCCGTTCGCCGGCGCGACGACGCTCGCGCCCGGTGCCGACTTCATGTGTGCGGTCGCGAAGCATGGGCCGCACTGCTGGGGCGCGAACGCGCGCGGGCAACTGGGCATCGGGAGCACGAGCGACTCGCTGCTGCCGTCGCTCGTGTCCGGCGGCTACACGAGCGTCACCGCCGGAGTCGCGCACGCCTGCGGGCGCACCTCGGCGGCCGACGTCCGCTGTTGGGGCGCCGGCGACGCCGGCCAGCTCGGGAACGGGGCGCTCACCGATCGCCTCACGCCGACACCGGTCGCCGGCGGACACGCGTTCCTCGCCGTCTCCGCGGGTGACGCACACACCTGCGCCGTGAAGGGCGACGGCAGCGTCTGGTGCTGGGGAACGAACGCGAGCGGACAACTGGGGACGGGCAGCACGTCGTCCTCCGCGTCCCCGGTCCTCGTCGCGTCGAGCGTGTCGTTCGCGACGGTCGCGGCCGGTGCGCAGCACACCTGCGCGCTCGACCGCGGCGGCGCGGCGTGGTGCTGGGGTGCCGGGACGGCCGGCGAACTCGGTGACGGCGCGAGCACCACGCGGCTCGAGCCGGTCGCCGTCGCGACCGCGGAACGGTTCGCCGCCCTCACGCTGCGCGGCGCGCACGCGTGCGGCACCACCGCGGCGGGCGCCGTCCTCTGCTGGGGCGAGAACCTCGACGGCGCGCTCGGCGACGGGACGAACGCGCCGCGCACCTCGCCCACGACCGTCCTGCACAACGGGAAGCTCTCGACCGTCGCCGCAGGCGCGCGGCACACCTGTGCCGTCTCCACGGGCGCGATCGCGCTCTGTTGGGGCGCCAACGCCGCCGGACAACTCGGCATCGGTACCACCGCCCCCAGGAACACGCCGACCGCCGCGCCCTCCGCGACGAATCTCTCGCAGCTGTCGGCGGGTCCCGACTACACCTGCGGCGTCACGAGCGGTGCGGTCACCGGCACGGACGGCAACATCGTCGTGATCTCCACGCGCTCGCTGCTCTGCTGGGGCAGCAACGCGGGCGGGCAGTTCGGTCGCGGCGATCGCACGTCGAGCCTGCTGCCGGCCGGCGCCGCGTTCGGCCTCACCTTCCGGTAGCGCCGCTCCTCGCCGCGTACTCCTCCCACACGATCCGCGTGAGGTCCACCATGAGCCGCGTCGCGTCGGCGCGCTCGGGGATCGCGCGCGTGAGGATCACGAGCACGAACGGACGCCCGCCCGCGGGATAGACGATCGCCGCATCGTGCGTCGTCGCGGTGATCCAGCCCGTCTTGTGCGCGACGCGCGTGCCCGCGGGGAGGCCGGCGGGAATCTCGTCATTGAACTCCTGTCGCATCAACGTCTCACGCATCGCCTGCGTGGCCCAGACGCTCGCGACCTGCCCGCGTTCGAGGGCGGCGAGGAGTTTCCCCAGTCCGCGCGCGGTCGTCACGTTGTTGAGGCCGGCCCGGAAGGCGGGGCCGTCCTCGACGCCGCGCCGCACGAGGACGCCCGCACCACCGAGCCGGTCGGTGAAGGCGGTCACGCGCGTCGCGTCGAGCCGGTCGATGAGGACGTTCGTCGCGAGGTTGCTCGAGCGCACGATCATGCGCTCGTTGAGTTCGCGGTACGAGATGGGCGCGCCCACGCGGTCGTAGAGCGCGTCGTCGGAGTCGTCGCTCGCGCTGAGGGCATAGGGCGAGCCGTCGACGATGGAGCGAAAGGCGTTCGCGAGCGGGATGCGCGCGTCGAGGTCGAGGGTGCCCTCGTCGGCTCGGCGGAAGAGCTCGAACATCACGGGCACCTTCATGGTGCTCGCGGCGTGGAAGCTCACGGTGTCGCCGACGCCGAGGGTGGCGCCGGTGGCGAGGTCTTCAATGAAGAGGCCGACCTCGGCGCCGCGGGTGGCGGCGATGCGCTGCACGAGGCGTTCGCGGAGGGCCGTGGCGCCCTGGAGGAACCCTTGAGCCGGGAGCCGGGTCGAAAGGGAGGCCGTGCAGAGGACGGCCGCGGAGAGTAGGATTCTTGGGTGCACGGGCCGAATATAGCCCGAGCCCGGTGTTCGAGGCGCGGTCGCCGCGCCAGACAGTCCATCGTCCTGGGGGATGCGTGGCGGGATCGCGTGTGGCAGCACTGCTGGGGATGTTGGCGCTCGCGGCCTGCGCGCGCCCGTTGACCGCGCCGAGGCCCGCGGGTCCGATGCCGCCGCCGCCACCGAGCGCGCCGCCGTCGGCGGCCCCGCAGGACAACAAGATCGCCATCGTCGACGAACCGGTGCCGGAGTTGCAGCAGGTGGACCAGCAGGGAAGCGCCGAGAGCGCGCCGCCGCTCCCGATGCCGATCCCCGACATGGCCCCGCCGCCGCCGGCCTGGGACATCGAGGTCGCCCCGTACGAGACCCACGAACGGGTGGAGTACTTCGTGAGTCGCTTCAGCGGCGCCATGAAGCCCACCTTCGAGGTCGCGCTCGCGCGCCAGTCGCGCTACGCGCCGATGATCAAGGAGAAGCTCCGCGGGGCGGGACTGCCCGAGGACATGATCTTCCTGCCGCTCATCGAGAGCTGGTACGACCCGCACGCCTACTCGCGGGCCGCCGCGGTGGGGATGTGGCAGTTCATGACCGCGACCGCGAAGGGCGTCGGGATGCGGGTGGACTGGTGGGTGGACGAGCGGCGCGATCCGGTGCGCGCGACCGACGGCGCGGTGGCGTACCTCGGTGAACTGCGCGAGACCTTCGGCTCGGTCTATCTCGCGGCCGCGGCGTACAACGGCGGGTCGGGGCGCATCTCGCGCGGGCTCGCGCAGCACGCGTCCGCGCTGGAGGGCAGCGAAGGGGATGACCTCTTCTTCGCGCTCTCGTCGCAGCGGAACGCGTTGCGCACCGAGACGAGCGACTACGTACCGAAGCTCATCGCGGCCGCGCTCGTCGGCAAGGATCCGGCGCGCTACGACCTCCATGTCGCGACGGTCGAGCCCTTCCGCTGGGATTCGGTGACCGTGCCGCCGGCGACGCCGCTCGTCGCGGTCGCGCGGGCGCTCGAGGTCCCGCTCGACACCGTGCTCGACTACAACCCGCATATCCTCCGCGGGATGACCCCGCCGACCGGTGGCGCGGTCTGGCTTCGGGTCCCGCACGGCACGACCGAGGGCTTCCTCGCGCGCTTCACGGCGATCCCCGAGGCCGAGCGCGCCGGCGTGAAGCGCGTCGTCACCAAGGACGGCGACTTCATCACGCGGATCGCGCGCGCGAACGGGCTCACGGCGAAGCAGCTCAACTGGTACAACCCGCAGGCGACGCGGCTCCGCAACGGGAACCTGCATCCGGGGCAGCGGATCCTCGTCCCGCGGCTCGACGTGGTGCGCGCGGCGCGCGACGTCCCCGACCCGAAGATCGAGCGCTACGGCACCTCGGCCTCCGGGACCTACGTGGTGAAGCGCGGCGATTCGCTCGGGCTCATCGCGCGGCGGAACGGCACCACGGTGGCGGCGCTCAAGCGGATGAACATGCTGCGGTCGGACAACATCCGCATCGGGCAGAAGCTGCGCGTCAGGTAGTCGCGCGCCACGCCCCGGACTTGCCGCCGTCCTTCTCGAGCAGGCGCACGTCGCCGATCCGCATCCCCTTGTCGGCGCTCTTCGCCATGTCATAGATGGTGAGGAGCGCGACCGACACCGCGGTCAGCGCCTCCATCTCCACGCCGGTCGGCCCCGCGGTGCGCACCTCGGCCTCGCAGCGGATGGCGCGCGCGCGCGGCTCGAAGTGGAAGCGCACCTGCACGTCGCTCAACGCGAGCGGATGACAGAGCGGGATGAGCTCCGCGGTGCGCTTGGCGGCGAGGATGCCGGCGATCCGCGCCGTGCCGAGGACATCGCCCTTCACCAGCTGGGCATCGCGCACGGCGGCGAAGGCCGCGGCGCGCATGGTGATGCGGCCCTCGGCGAGGGCCCGTCGCACGGTGGTCGCCTTGGCGCTCACGTCCACCATAGACGCCTCGCCGCGACGGTCCACGTGCGACAGCCGTGCCTTCGAACGCTTCTTCGCCGTCATCGGGCCGCCTGGACGAGTTGGTCGAGCAGCCGCGCCGCGACGAGCTGCGGATTGACATTGCCGGCGGCCGAGGCCTTCGCCTCCTCGACCGCGGGGACTGCCTTGGTGGCCGCGCGCGCGGTGCGCTCGTCGCCGCGCTGCACCGCGTCGCGCGCGCGCTCGTGGAGCAGCACGGTGAGCGCGTCGAGCACGTCGGTGAAGGCGCCGCGCGCCTTCCCCGCACCGACCGTGAACGCGGCGCGCAGCAGCTGCTCGCGTCCCGAGTCGGCCGCCGAGAGCAACGCGCGCGCCTTGGTCATCGCCGCGGTGCGGTCCGCGCCGCCCAGCAGGGTGCCGGGCGCGCCGTTGGCGAGGCGGAGGAGCTCGTCGGGGAGGAGATTGGGCAGGACGGCCTGCGCGTACGAGTCGGCGAGGAAGCGGCGCATGGCCGCCTCGGGCAACGGCGCGACGCGGATGGAGACGACGCGCGAGCGGATGGTGGGGAGCAGCGCCCCCGGCTCGCTCGACGTGAGGATGAACGTCGTGTCGGCGGGCGGCTCCTCGAGCAGCTTGAGCAACGCGTTGGCGGCCTCGGGGTTCGCCGCCTGCGGCACCATCCGCTCGGCGTCGCCGATCACGAAGACCTTCCGCCGCGCCATCGCCGGCGACTTGCTCGCGAGCTGCACGAGCAGGCGCGTGACGTACCGATAGATGCCCATCGACCCGTCGGGCCGCTCGTAGAGGCCGTTGGCGTCGACGCGCTCCTTGATGTCGGTGTCGAACGCCTCCTTCGCCGCGTCGGGCTCGGTGTCGGAGCCGAGGTTCTTGTGCGGGAAGAACCAGCGCAGGTCGGGATGCTGGAGCTGCAGCGCGTAGCGGCAGTGCTGGCAGAGGCCGCAGGGGCGCCCGTCGGCCTCGCAGAGCAGGACCTGGCCGAGCCAGAGCGCGAGGCGCTGCTTGCCGACACCGGCCGTGCCCTGGAGGAGCAGACTGGCGGGCAGCGTCCCCGCCTGCGCCTGTGCGGCGAGGCGTTCGCGGATCGCGTCGTGACCATAGAGCGGGATGAGCGGCACGGTCGTAAGATAAGGCCCATGCGTACCCTTCGCCTTCTCCTCGTCCCGGCGACCCTCGGCCTCACCGCCGTCATGCCGTCACTCGCGCCGGCGCAGGGGCGCGCCCGCGCGCGCGACCTCGGCGTCGCGCCCGGCATCTTCACGCCGGGACGCCACAATGCCATCACCGACGTCGCCGGGGTGCGCGTGGGGCAGGTGACGCTGCACGAGGGCGATCGCGTGCGGACCGGTATCACCGCCATCCTGCCGCATGGCGGCAACGCCTACCTCTCCCGCGTCCCGGCCGCGCTGCACGTCGGCAACGGCTTCGGGAAGTTCGCGGGCGGCACGCAGCTCGCCGAGCTCGGGGAGATCGAGACGCCGATCCTCCTCACCTGCACGCTCTGCACCTGGAAGGCCGCCGACGCGATGGCCGAATGGATGCTCGAGCGGCCGGGGATGCAGAACATCCGCTCGATCAATCCGATCGTCGGCGAGACGAACGACGGCGGGCTGAACGACATCCGCGCGCGGCCGATCACCGCGGCCGCGGTGCGCGCCGCGCTCGAGGGCGCGACCGACGGCCCCGTCGCCGAAGGGAGCGTCGGTGCGGGGACGGGCACGGTCGCCTTCGGGTGGAAGGGCGGGATCGGCACGGCGTCGCGCACGCTCCCCGCCTCGCTCGGCGGCCACACCGTCGGCGTGCTCGTGCAGTCGAACTTCGGGGGCATCCTCACCGTGATGGGCGCCCCGGTGGGACGCGAGCTCGGGCAGTACGCGTTCCAGCGCGACGTCACGGCCGCGCCTCCCGGGGCCGGCCGCGGGGCCGCCGACGACACCGGCGACGGGTCGGTGATCATCATCATCGCCACCGATGCCCCGCTCTCGGACCGCAACCTCGGCCGTGTGGCCGCGCGCGCGATGATGGGACTCGGCCGCACCGGCAGCTCGGCCTCCAACGGGAGCGGCGACTACGCGCTCGCGTTCTCCACGGCGGAGAGCGTGCGGCGGGCGTGGGACGCGCGTCGCCACACGACGACCGAACTCGCCAACGAGGAGATGAGCGCCGTCTTCCAGGCGACCGTCGAGGCCGTGGAGGAGGCGATCTACGACTCGCTCTTCATGGCGACGACCACGACCGGGAACGGGCGCACCGTCGAGGCGATCGACCTCGCGCGGGTGCGCGAGGTGCTGCGGAAGTACGGGATCGCGCCGCGCTAGCGCTCAGGCGGTGCTCGCCGCCCGTCCGCTCATCTCGTCGATGTGGATGCGGAAGACGATCGCGCGCTCGGGCAGCGGGTCGGCGTCGGTGAGCGTCTCGGGGACGAGGCGCCGCAGGATCTCGACGCTCTGGCGGTAGGTCTCCTGCTCCTGGGCGCTCCCTTCGGCGCGCAGCAGGTAGAAGCCGCCCTTCACCACGATCGAGCGCCAGTCGAAGAGCGCCTCGACCTCGTCCACCTCGAAGGCCACCCAGCGATTGTGCGTGAGCGCCTCGAGCTTGGTGCCGGGCTGCGTGCGCCCGTAGAGCCACCCGTCCTCGAGCACGTAGTGGATGGGCTCGATGTCCACGCCATCCTTGCGCGCGAAGGCCATCCGTCCGACGAAGTGTCGCTGCAGGATCGCGAGGCACTCGGCGTGGTCGAGGTCGCGGAAGCGGGGCGTCGGGGTGGGCATCGCGGGATCTCCTATGGGGTGATGGCCCGATATGCGGCGAGCACGCGGTCGAGCGCCTGCTCGGGCGTGTCGCCGTCCGCCGAGAGGTGCCCCATCTTGCGACCGGGGCGTGCCTCCTTCTTGCCGTACAGGTGCACGCGAACGCCGGGGATCGCGAGGGCGCGCGTGAAGTCGGGCGCGCCGTGCGTCCAGATGTCGCCGAGCAGGTTGTGGATCGCCGCCGGCCGCACGACCTCCACCGATCCGAGCGGGAGATGGCAGATGGCGCGCACGAGCTGCTCGAACTGGCTCGTGGGATGCGCGCGCTCGCTGTGATGGAAGGTGTTGTGCGGCCGCGGCGCGAGCTCGTTCACGAGCAGCGTGCCGTCGGTGAGCACGAACATCTCCGTCGCGAGGAGCCCCACCACATCGAGCTTGTCGGCGATGCCGAGCGCGAGCGCCTGTGCGCGCTGCTCGAGCTCCTCGTCGGCGCCGCTCGGCGTGACGGCCCAGGTGAGCACACCGTCGGTGTGCACGTTGCGCGAGGTGGGATACGCGACGGCCTGGCCGTCGGCGCGGCGGGCGACGAGCACGCTGAGTTCGGTCTGGATGTCGAGGAAGGCCTCGACGACGCAGACGGGCGCGCCGAGCGACTCGAAGGCGGCGCGACCTTCGTCGGGGGTGCGCACGCGCACCTGGCCGCGTCCGTCGTAGCCACCCATCGCGCTCTTCACGATGCTCGGGCCGAGCGCGGCGACGGCGTCGGCGGTGGTGGTCGAATGGCGCACCGTGCGGAACGCGCCGAGCGGGAATCCGTTCGCGGCGAGCCACTCCTTCTGGCGCGCGCGCTCCTGGACGATGTACACCGCGTCGATGGGCGGGCAGAGCGGCGCCTGCGCGGCGGCGGCCTCGAGCGACGGGCGCGGGATCTGCTCGATCTCGAGCGTCACCGCGGCGCAGCCGGTCGCGAGCTCGCGCGCCGCGTCGGCGTCGGCCCACTTGGCGGTGATGGTGTGGTTGGCGACGTGACGCGCGGGGCAGTCGTGCTCGGGGTCGAGCACGCGCACGTCGTAGCCGAGCGTGCGGGCGGCCATGGCGGTCATGCGTCCGAGCTGGCCACCGCCGAGGAAGCCGATCGTCGCGCCCGGTGGGACGGGCGTGCGGGTCATGGGAGGGTCTGCGACCGGACGTCGGCGGCGCGGCTCGCGCGCCAGGCGCGGAGCTTCTCGCGCACCTCGGGGCGGTGCGAGCCGACGATCTCGGCGGCGAGGATCGCGGCGTTGGTGGCGCCCGGCTTGCCGATGGCGAGCGTGCCGACGGGGACGCCAGCGGGCATCTGCACGATGGAGAGGAGCGCGTCGAGGCCATTGAGCGCCGTGGCGTTCACCGGCACGCCGAGCACCGGCACGAGCGTCTTCGCGGCGACCATGCCAGGCAGGTGCGCCGCGCCACCGGCGGCGGCGATGATCACGAGCAGGCCGCGGGACTCGGCCTCGCTCGCGTACTCGAACATGTAGTCGGGCGTGCGGTGCGCCGAGACGACCTTCGCCTCGTAGGGGACGCCGAGGTGCTGCAGGATCTCGATCGCGGGGGC
The DNA window shown above is from Gemmatimonadota bacterium and carries:
- the purK gene encoding 5-(carboxyamino)imidazole ribonucleotide synthase, encoding MTRTPVPPGATIGFLGGGQLGRMTAMAARTLGYDVRVLDPEHDCPARHVANHTITAKWADADAARELATGCAAVTLEIEQIPRPSLEAAAAQAPLCPPIDAVYIVQERARQKEWLAANGFPLGAFRTVRHSTTTADAVAALGPSIVKSAMGGYDGRGQVRVRTPDEGRAAFESLGAPVCVVEAFLDIQTELSVLVARRADGQAVAYPTSRNVHTDGVLTWAVTPSGADEELEQRAQALALGIADKLDVVGLLATEMFVLTDGTLLVNELAPRPHNTFHHSERAHPTSQFEQLVRAICHLPLGSVEVVRPAAIHNLLGDIWTHGAPDFTRALAIPGVRVHLYGKKEARPGRKMGHLSADGDTPEQALDRVLAAYRAITP
- the purE gene encoding 5-(carboxyamino)imidazole ribonucleotide mutase, which encodes MTASASPLVGVIMGSKSDYEHLAPAIEILQHLGVPYEAKVVSAHRTPDYMFEYASEAESRGLLVIIAAAGGAAHLPGMVAAKTLVPVLGVPVNATALNGLDALLSIVQMPAGVPVGTLAIGKPGATNAAILAAEIVGSHRPEVREKLRAWRASRAADVRSQTLP
- the moaC gene encoding cyclic pyranopterin monophosphate synthase MoaC; translated protein: MTAKKRSKARLSHVDRRGEASMVDVSAKATTVRRALAEGRITMRAAAFAAVRDAQLVKGDVLGTARIAGILAAKRTAELIPLCHPLALSDVQVRFHFEPRARAIRCEAEVRTAGPTGVEMEALTAVSVALLTIYDMAKSADKGMRIGDVRLLEKDGGKSGAWRATT
- a CDS encoding P1 family peptidase, which codes for MPSLAPAQGRARARDLGVAPGIFTPGRHNAITDVAGVRVGQVTLHEGDRVRTGITAILPHGGNAYLSRVPAALHVGNGFGKFAGGTQLAELGEIETPILLTCTLCTWKAADAMAEWMLERPGMQNIRSINPIVGETNDGGLNDIRARPITAAAVRAALEGATDGPVAEGSVGAGTGTVAFGWKGGIGTASRTLPASLGGHTVGVLVQSNFGGILTVMGAPVGRELGQYAFQRDVTAAPPGAGRGAADDTGDGSVIIIIATDAPLSDRNLGRVAARAMMGLGRTGSSASNGSGDYALAFSTAESVRRAWDARRHTTTELANEEMSAVFQATVEAVEEAIYDSLFMATTTTGNGRTVEAIDLARVREVLRKYGIAPR
- a CDS encoding pyridoxamine 5'-phosphate oxidase family protein; this encodes MPTPTPRFRDLDHAECLAILQRHFVGRMAFARKDGVDIEPIHYVLEDGWLYGRTQPGTKLEALTHNRWVAFEVDEVEALFDWRSIVVKGGFYLLRAEGSAQEQETYRQSVEILRRLVPETLTDADPLPERAIVFRIHIDEMSGRAASTA